The Camelina sativa cultivar DH55 chromosome 14, Cs, whole genome shotgun sequence genome includes a window with the following:
- the LOC104742896 gene encoding peptidyl-prolyl cis-trans isomerase CYP59 produces MSVLIVTSLGDIVIDLYSNKCPLTCKNFLKLCKIKYYNGCLFHTVQKDFTAQTGDPTGTGAGGDSIYKFLYGEQARFFGDEIHLDLKHLKTGTVAMASGGENLNASQFYFTLRDDLDYLDGKHTVFGEIAEGLETLTRINEAYVDAKNRPFKNIRIKHTYILDDPFDDPPQLAEMIPDASPEGKPKEEVKDDVRLEDDWVPMDEELGAQELEEVIREKAAHSSAVVLESIGDIPEAEVKPPDNVLFVCKLNPVTEDEDLHTIFSRFGTVVSADIIRDFKTGDSLCYAFIEFEIKEACEQAYYKMDNALIDDRRIHVDFSQSVSKLWSQFRQKDSKKGNGCFKCGSTDHVAKDCVGGNQSSKYIVKDQNRQHGGGEGYDMVFEGDAPEMPKREHNSHERDERERRDKIGRSSPHGNGEGKRRHRDDEVDDGRKQRGREEVREKERKRREREERDSREDEDRRRRRRREEMRDGDRREESRRYRDDDHRSHRDYKERRSERDNGHGREARHERRDR; encoded by the exons GATCAAATATTACAATGGGTGCCTATTTCACACTGTACAAAAGGATTTCACAGCACAGACGGGTGATCCAACTGGTACGGGAGCTGGTGGAGATTCTATCTACAA ATTTCTGTATGGTGAGCAGGCTCGTTTTTTCGGCGATGAGATTCATCttgatttaaaacatttaaagaCCGGCACTGTTGCAATGGCCAGTGGTGGAGAAAATCTTAATGCTTCTCAG TTCTACTTCACTCTTCGCGATGATTTAGACTATCTTGATGGGAAACACACT GTGTTTGGGGAGATTGCTGAGGGGTTGGAAACTTTGACTAGGATAAACGAAGCTTATGTTGATGCAAAGAACAGACCCTTCAAAAACATTAGAatcaaacacacatatatacttGATGATCCATTTGATGATCCGCCACAGCTGGCTGAAATGATACCAGATGCTTCCCCCGAAGGAAAACCCAAGGAAGAGGTCAAAGATGACGTGCGACTTGAAGATGATTGGGTTCCAATGGATGAAGAACTTGGTGCTCAGGAACTGGAGGAGGTTATTCGCGAAAAGGCAGCCCACTCTAGTGCTGTTGTACTTGAAAGTATAGGAGATATTCCTGAGGCTGAGGTAAAACCACCTGACAATGTGCTGTTCGTCTGCAAACTGAATCCTGTCACTGAGGATGAGGACCTCCATACCATTTTTTCACGCTTTGGAACCGTTGTATCGGCTGATATAATCCGTGATTTCAAGACAGGTGACAGTTTGTGCTATGCTTTTATAGAGTTTGAAATCAAGGAGGCATGCGAACAAGCTTATTATAAGATGGACAATGCTCTGATCGATGATAGACGAATACATGTGGATTTCAGTCAGAGTGTGTCCAAACTTTGGTCACAGTTCCGGCAGAAAGACTCCAAAAAGGGGAATGGATGTTTCAAATGCGGCTCGACGGATCATGTTGCTAAGGACTGTGTGGGTGGTAATCAGTCTTCAAAGTACATTGTAAAAGATCAAAACAGACAGCACGGAGGAGGTGAAGGCTATGATATGGTTTTTGAGGGTGATGCACCTGAAATGCCCAAGAGAGAGCATAATAGTCATGAGAGGGATGAGAGGGAGAGGAGGGACAAGATTGGTCGGAGTAGTCCTCATGGTAATGGGGAAGGCAAAAGACGTCACAGagatgatgaagttgatgatGGTAGAAAACAGCGTGGCCGGGAAGAGGTaagagaaaaggagaggaaacgcagagagagagaagaaagagacagCAGGGAAGAtgaagacagaagaagaagaagacgccgTGAAGAGATGAGAGATGGGGATAGGCGTGAGGAGAGTCGAAGATATAGAGACGATGATCATCGGAGCCATAGAGATTATAAAGAGAGGAGAAGTGAGAGAGACAATGGACATGGAAGAGAAGCGAGACATGAAAGAAGGGATAGGTGA
- the LOC104742897 gene encoding protein STRUBBELIG-RECEPTOR FAMILY 6, protein MRRVNWAVVALFTVCIVGFELRFIHGATDASDTSALNTLFSSMHSPAQLTQWTAAAGDPCGQNWRGVTCSGSRVTQIKLPGLELSGTLGYMLDKLTSLTELDLSSNNLGGDLPYQLPPNLQRLNLANNQFTGAAQYSISHMTPLKYLNLGHNQFKGQIAIDFSKLNSLTTLDFSFNSFTNSLPGTFTSLTSLKSLYLQNNQFSGTVDVLAGLPLETLNIANNDFTGWIPSSLKGITLIKDGNSFNTGPAPPPPPGTPPIHGSPSRKSGGHESRSSGDQSTSNGDSKKSGIGAGAIAGIIISLLVVTALLVAFFLFKRKKTKRSSSSLDIEKTDNQPFTLASNDFHENNSIQSSTSVETKKLDTSLSINLRPPPVDRNKSFDDDDSTRKPSTVKKSMVVVPSHVKVYSVADLQIATGSFSVDNLLGEGTFGRVYRAEFDDGKVLAVKKIDSSALPHGMTDDFIEMVSKIASLNHPNVTKLVGYCAEHGQHLVVYEFHKNGSLHDFLHLSEEESKGLVWNSRVKIALGTARALEYLHEVCSPSIVDKNIKSANILLDSELNPHLSDSGLASFLPAADELINQTDEGYSAPEVSMSGQYSLKSDVYSFGVVMLELLTGRKPFDSTKSRSEQSLVRWATPQLHDIDALGKMVDPALKGLYPVKSLSRFADVIALCVQPEPEFRPPMSEVVQALVVLVQRANMSKRTVGVDPPQRSGNPDTTNDYM, encoded by the exons atgaggagggTGAATTGGGCGGTGGTGGCTCTGTTTACAGTATGCATTGTTGGGTTTGAGCTTAGATTCATCCATGGAGCTACAGATGCATCAGACa CTTCGGCATTAAACACATTGTTCAGCAGTATGCATTCACCAGCTCAGCTAACACAATGGACTGCAGCAGCTGGTGATCCTTGTGGCCAGAATTGGAGAGGTGTGACTTGCTCTGGGTCACGAGTTACTCAAAT AAAGTTACCAGGTCTTGAGCTCTCTGGAACACTTGGATACATGCTTGATAAATTGACTTCTCTCACCGAGCT TGATCTAAGCAGCAATAATCTCGGAGGTGATTTACCATATCAGCTTCCTCCAAATCTGCAACGATT GAATCTTGCAAATAACCAATTCACTGGAGCTGCTCAATACTCCATTTCTCATATGACACCACTTAAGTATCT CAATCTTGGTCACAATCAGTTTAAGGGGCAGATAGCTATCGACTTCTCAAAGCTCAACTCTCTCACAACCTT GGACTTCTCTTTCAATTCTTTCACGAATTCTTTACCGGGAACTTTTACCTCTCTAACAAGTTTAAAATCATT GTACCTTCAGAACAATCAGTTCTCAGGCACCGTCGATGTCTTAGCCGGTCTTCCTCTTGAGACTTT GAACATTGCAAACAACGACTTCACAGGTTGGATCCCCAGTTCTTTAAAGGGCATTACATTGAT AAAAGATGGCAACTCATTCAATACTGGACCTgcgcctccaccaccacctgGAACACCTCCAATCCATGGATCCCCGAGCCGTAAATCTGGAGGACATGAAAGCCGGTCTAGTGGTGATCAGTCCACCAGCAATGGAGATTCCAAGAAATCAGGAATCGGAGCTGGTGCAATTGCAGGCATAATCATTTCATTGTTAGTAGTTACAGCTCTTCTTGTGGCTTTCTTcttgttcaaaagaaaaaaaacaaagagatcatcatcatccttggACATTGAGAAAACCGATAACCAGCCTTTCACTCTTGCTTCAAACGACTTTCACG AAAACAATTCCATTCAGAGTTCTACATCAGTTGAGACAAAGAAACTGGATACTTCATTGTCTATTAATCTTCGGCCTCCACCAGTTGATAGAAACAAatcatttgatgatgatgattcgacAAGAAAGCCTAGTACTGTCAAGAAATCCATGGTTGTGGTTCCTTCACATGTGAAAGTCTATTCAGTTGCAGATCTCCAGATTGCTACTGGCAGTTTCAGCGTAGATAATCTTCTTGGAGAAGGGACTTTTGGACGAGTATACAGAGCTGAGTTTGATGATGGAAAG GTTCTTGCTGTGAAGAAAATTGATTCGTCTGCTCTTCCACATGGCATGACCGATGATTTCATTGAAATGGTATCGAAAATCGCCAGTTTGAATCATCCAAATGTGACCAAGCTTGTTGGTTACTGTGCTGAGCACGGACAGCATCTCGTGGTCTATGAATTCCACAAAAATGGATCATTACATGACTTCTTACACTTATCAGAAGAGGAAAGTAAAGGCTTGGTGTGGAATTCACGAGTCAAGATTGCTCTTGGGACTGCACGCGCACTAGA GTATCTGCATGAAGTTTGTTCACCATCTATAGTTGACAAGAACATCAAATCAGCTAATATTTTACTCGACTCAGAGCTGAATCCTCACTTATCAGATTCCGGTCTGGCAAGCTTCCTTCCCGCAGCTGATGAG ttaataaaccaaaccgatgAAGGGTATAGCGCACCTGAAGTATCAATGTCAGGCCAATATTCTTTGAAGAGCGACGTTTACAGTTTCGGAGTAGTGATGCTTGAACTCTTAACTGGGAGAAAGCCATTTGACAG CACGAAGTCAAGATCTGAGCAGTCATTGGTTAGATGGGCGACACCACAACTTCACGACATTGATGCTTTAGGCAAAATGGTTGATCCAGCTCTTAAAGGGCTTTATCCTGTtaaatctctctctcgattTGCAGATGTTATCGCTCTCTGCGTCCAG CCGGAGCCGGAGTTTAGACCACCGATGTCTGAAGTTGTGCAGGCTCTGGTTGTGTTAGTGCAGAGAGCTAACATGAGCAAAAGAACTGTCGGAGTTGATCCACCGCAACGTTCTGGTAACCCCGACACGACCAATGATTACATGTAA
- the LOC104742898 gene encoding 26S protease regulatory subunit 7 homolog A, whose translation MVRDIEDEIRDEKNPRPLDEDDIALLKTYGLGPYSAPIKKAEKEIKDLAKKINDLCGIKESDTGLAPPSQWDLVSDKQMMQEEQPLQVARCTKIISPNTEDAKYVINVKQIAKFVVGLGDKVSPTDIEEGMRVGVDRNKYQIQIPLPPKIDPSVTMMTVEEKPDVTYNDVGGCKEQIEKMREVVELPMLHPEKFVKLGIDPPKGVLCYGPPGTGKTLLARAVANRTDACFIRVIGSELVQKYVGEGARMVRELFQMARSKKACIVFFDEVDAIGGARFDDGVGGDNEVQRTMLEIVNQLDGFDARGNIKVLMATNRPDTLDPALLRPGRLDRKVEFGLPDLESRTQIFKIHTRTMNCERDIRFELLARLCPNSTGADIRSVCTEAGMYAIRARRKTVTEKDFLDAVNKVIKGYQKFSATPKYMVYN comes from the exons ATGGTGAGGGATATTGAAGATGAGATCAGAGACGAGAAGAATCCTCGCCCCCTTGACGAAGACGATATCGCTCTCCTCAAGACTTAT GGGTTAGGGCCGTACTCTGCACCTATCAAGAAAGCtgagaaagaaattaaagatctCGCCAAGAAGATCAACGATCTATGTG GTATCAAGGAGTCTGATACTGGTTTAGCTCCCCCCAGTCAATGGGATCTTGTATCTGATAAGCAAATGATGCAAGAGGAGCAACCTCTTCAG GTTGCGAGATGCACAAAGATTATAAGTCCAAACACTGAAGACGCCAAATACGTTATCAATGTCAAACAAATTGCTAAG TTTGTTGTTGGACTTGGCGATAAAGTTTCTCCAACTGATATTGAAGAAGGCATGCGTGTGGG AGTTGATCGGAATAAATATCAGATACAGATCCCTCTACCTCCGAAAATCGATCCTAGTGTGACCATGATGACAGTCGAAGAGAAACCTGATGTAACTTACAATGATGTTGGTGGCTGCAAGGAGCAGATTGAAAAGATGCGAGAG GTTGTTGAACTGCCAATGCTTCATCCAGAGAAATTTGTGAAGCTTGGAATTGATCCTCCCAAGGGTGTTCTCTGCTACGGTCCTCCTGGTACCGGTAAAACTCTTCTGGCTAGAGCTGTGGCCAATAGAACCGATGCTTGCTTTATCAGGGTTATTGGCAGTGAGCTTGTTCAGAAGTATGTTGGAGAAGGAGCTAGGATGGTTCGTGAACTGTTTCAG ATGGCACGGTCCAAGAAAGCTTGCATTGTGTTCTTTGACGAAGTTGATGCCATTGGTGGTGCAAGATTTGATGACGGTGTAGGTGGTGATAATGAAGTCCAACGTACTATGCTTGAGATTGTGAATCAGCTTGATGGGTTTGACGCACGTGGTAACATCAAGGTTCTTATGGCAACAAACAG GCCTGATACACTTGACCCTGCTCTTTTACGTCCTGGACGTCTTGACCGTAAGGTTGAGTTTGGTCTTCCTGATCTGGAGAGCAGAACACAGATCTTCAAGATTCACACACGAACCATGAACTGCGAAAGAGACATCCGTTTCGAACTCCTTGCTCGCCTCTGCCCAAACTCAACCG GAGCTGACATCAGAAGTGTATGCACTGAAGCTGGAATGTACGCAATCAGAGCTAGGAGAAAGACTGTGACTGAGAAAGACTTTCTGGATGCAGTGAACAAAGTTATCAAAGGTTACCAAAAGTTCAGTGCCACTCCCAAGTACATGGTCTACaattag
- the LOC104742899 gene encoding uncharacterized protein C23H3.12c-like codes for MRARLVVFPIKGKKWCFSRSVDPFAAQSPSGVTPTTLRGLWKKLSSESKPINANAELLVDFISDKMNKAWVGLEKAPDGSMKNKIHGFGLKLLARVKPSEIFLKSISKEVTSVQITYPPSLDPKLVRRRLRHIAMSGTILHKKYLVGSVTLLPVTSAFMVLPLPNIPFFWVLFRTYSHWRALQGSEKLLKLISDQSNPQKQDSSDDADESKKNRSNPEKISQSPTCILLPSEELHQIIREAGEEGLDEATIVEICKSFHLNKNDVLKYRNLV; via the exons ATGAGAGCGAGATTGGTGGTTTTCCCGATCAAAGGGAAGAAGTGGTGTTTCAGCAGATCTGTTGATCCTTTCGCTGCTCAATCTCCGTCCGGTGTTACTCCCACCACTTTACGGGGTTTATGGAAGAAACTATCATCTGAATCGAAACCCATCAATGCCAACGCAGAGCTTCTCGTCGATTTCATCTCTGACAAG ATGAATAAAGCTTGGGTGGGTCTTGAGAAAGCGCCAGATggatcaatgaagaacaagattCATGG GTTTGGATTGAAGCTTTTAGCTCGTGTTAAGCCGTCTGAGATTTTCTTGAAGTCTATATCTAAGGAGGTCACTTCTGTACAAATCACTTATCCTCCGAG TTTAGATCCTAAACTTGTACGCAGGAGACTACGGCACATTGCCATGAG TGGAACAATCCTGCACAAGAAGTACCTAGTTGGTTCAGTAACTTTGCTTCCAGTGACCAGTGCATTTATG GTATTGCCATTACCAAACATACCGTTTTTCTGGGTCTTATTCCGTACATATTCTCACTGGCGGGCTCTTCAG GGAAGTGAGAAGCTGCTTAAGCTCATCTCAGACCAGTCGAATCCTCAGAAACAAGACTCAAGTGATGATGCAGACGAaagcaagaaaaacagaagCAACCCGGAAAAAATTTCTCAATCTCCCACATGT ATTTTGCTTCCATCAGAAGAGTTACATCAGATAATTCGTGAAGCTGGCGAGGAAGGACTCGACGAGGCGACCATAGTAGAGATTTGCAAATCCTTTCATCTCAATAAGAACGATGTTCTTAAATATCGCAATCTAGTCTAA
- the LOC104742900 gene encoding uncharacterized protein LOC104742900, producing MVKESSSSSSSSSPDEEADIQNLLEESDSQINQYRGSDAAAEQRPTFDVESLRSRLRRSLKLNLTKKQSIVIFLPIVIILIYLSTDFSNYFSVKVPDSVFRSNTLSGRAHESDLQALYLLRKQESDLFSIWNHTLSNLSTIEDVKSAIFRQVSLNRQIQNALLSPHKTGNVELGGSADSYLAGGNCRKIDRKLNGRRTIQWKPRPDKFLFAICLSGQMSNHLICLEKHMFFAALLNRVLVIPSHRFDYHYSRIIDIDRINTCLGRTVVVSFEEFWKKDKSRKKHHHVHIDRFICYFSKPEPCYVDKEHITKLKALGITIGGKLDTPWEEDTARPSNKTAEEVETNFRSDDDMIAIGDVFYANVEREWVMQPGGPVAHKCKTLIEPNRLILLTAQRFIQTFLGKNYISLHFRRHGFLKFCNAKNPSCFYPIPQAANCITRLIEKVEAPVIYLSTDAAESETGLLQSLLILNGKTVPLVKRPARDSAEKWDALLYRHGLEGDSQVEAMLDKTICAMSSVFIGASGSTFTEDILRLRKDWGTASECDEYLCANEQPNFVADHE from the exons ATGGTGAAAGagtcttcttcgtcgtcgtcatcgtcgTCTCCAGATGAAGAAGCTGATATCCAGAATCTGCTCGAGGAATCAGATTCTCAAATAAACCAATATCGTGGCAGCGACGCGGCGGCAGAGCAACGACCTACCTTCGACGTGGAGAGTCTCCGATCACGTTTAAGACGGAGTTTGAAGCTCAATCTCACTAAGAAACAGTCCATTGTTATCTTCCTCCCTATCGTCATCATCCTCATTTACTTATCTACCGATTTCAGCAATTACTTCTCCGTCAAAGTCCCCGACTCTGTATTCCGGTCAAATACATTGTCGGGTCGGGCTCATGAATCGGATCTTCAAGCGCTGTATCTTCTCAGGAAGCAAGAGAGCGATCTCTTCTCTATCTGGAACCACACTTTATCGAATTTATCAACGATCGAAGACGTGAAATCTGCAATTTTCCGGCAGGTTTCGTTGAACAGACAGATCCAAAATGCACTACTGTCTCCGCATAAAACTGGAAATGTTGAACTCGGCGGTTCAGCAGATAGTTACCTCGCCGGCGGAAATTGCCGGAAAATAGATCGGAAGTTGAATGGGAGGAGGACGATTCAATGGAAGCCGAGGCCGGATAAGTTCTTATTCGCCATTTGCTTGTCTGGTCAAATGAGTAATCACTTGATTTGCTTGGAGAAGCATATGTTCTTTGCTGCATTGCTGAATCGTGTTCTTGTGATCCCAAGCCATAGATTTGATTACCATTACAGTAGAATCATTGATATTGATCGAATCAATACTTGTTTAGGGAGAACTGTTGTGGTTTCTTTTGAGGAGTTTTGGAAGAAGGATAAGAGTAGGAAGAAGCATCATCATGTTCATATTGATAGATTCATATGCTACTTCTCCAAACCGGAGCCTTGTTATGTAGATAAAGAGCATATTACAAAGTTGAAAGCGTTGGGGATCACCATTGGAGGGAAGCTAGACACGCCATGGGAAGAAGATACTGCGAGGCCAAGCAACAAGACTGCTGAGGAAGTGGAGACTAATTTCAGATCAGATGATGATATGATTGCGATTGGGGATGTTTTCTATGCTAATGTTGAGCGAGAGTGGGTGATGCAGCCTGGTGGTCCTGTTGCTCACAAGTGCAAGACTTTGATTGAACCAAACCGGCTTATTTTGCTCACTGCACAGAGATTTATACAGACGTTCCTTGGCAAGAACTATATCTCTCTTCATTTCCGCAGGCATGGATTCTTGAAGTTTTG TAATGCCAAGAATCCAAGTTGCTTTTATCCCATTCCTCAAGCTGCTAACTGCATCACTCGTCTGATTGAGAAGGTCGAGGCACCGGTTATATACCTTTCTACTGATGCAGCCGAAAGCGAAACTGGTCTGCTACAATCGCTGTTGATCCTGAATGGAAAGACAGTCCCCCTTGTGAAGCGACCAGCTCGTGATTCAGCTGAGAAATGGGATGCATTGTTATACAGACATGGTCTCGAAGGTGACTCACAG GTGGAAGCAATGTTGGATAAGACGATTTGCGCAATGTCGAGCGTATTCATTGGTGCCTCGGGTTCCACCTTTACAGAGGATATCCTCAGACTCAGAAAAGATTGGGGAACTGCGTCAGAATGTGATGAGTATCTCTGTGCAAACGAGCAGCCTAATTTTGTAGCAGATCATGAATAA
- the LOC104744152 gene encoding F-box protein At1g53790-like: MVGDIEDEKHPRTLLKTCFDVVVGDKVSSRDLEQGKPPVGCSREIPMDLLMDILSRVPAKSIARFRCVSKLLQSFLCSPYFADLFLTKTLSVSPLLLFTVEDNGKLFFFSSPLPQNPDDNNTYLVPTRYQVQYKNCPADFSFEIDSPLCGFICHRDKGSEDTLVVCNPVTGQSVTLPKVELKSVDHTKTTIPYLGYDPIHKQLKVLRIKSGYIPNTCDEHQVLTLDSGKHLWRKVQCKPHYPISNGICVDGILYYTAIFYRPIRVFMIACFDVVSEKFSFINIDESMSMTASCTLINYKGKLGTLQFGFLSQSHLELLVLEDAEKYIWTEYSYTLPLLWNDNFERIELVIVGMSSGGEVVLSPCSYCPVDAFYIYYFNLESKSLTSVPIQQSLAMFKGKRLYTSLDYAENLKLI; the protein is encoded by the exons atggtgggagataTTGAAGACGAGAAGCATCCTCGTACTCTCCTCAAGACTTGT TTTGATGTTGTGGTTGGTGATAAAGTATCCTCCAGGGATCTTGAACAAGGCAAGCCGCCTGTGGGATGTTCAAGAGAAATCCCAATGGATCTCCTCATGGATATTCTTTCGAGAGTTCCAGCAAAGTCTATAGCTAGGTTTCGTTGCGTATCAAAACTCTTGCAATCTTTTCTTTGCAGTCCTTATTTCGCGGACTTGTTCTTGACGAAGACTCTTTCAGTTTCACCCCTGCTCCTTTTCACCGTTGAAGATAATGGCaagttattcttcttctcttcacctcTCCCTCAGAATCCAGATGACAATAATACCTATCTTGTACCCACCCGTTACCAAGTTCAATATAAGAACTGTCCCGCAGATTTTTCGTTTGAGATCGATTCTCCTCTTTGTGGATTTATCTGCCATCGAGATAAGGGGAGTGAAGATACTTTAGTTGTTTGTAACCCAGTCACAGGGCAGTCTGTAACTCTACCCAAAGTGGAATTGAAGAGTGTTGATCATACTAAGACGACAATACCTTATTTAGGGTATGATCCGATTCATAAACAGTTAAAAGTGTTGCGCATCAAGTCGGGCTATATCCCTAATACGTGTGATGAGCATCAAGTTCTGACGTTGGACTCGGGAAAACATTTATGGAGGAAAGTCCAATGCAAACCCCATTATCCTATATCAAATGGAATATGCGTTGATGGTATTTTGTATTATACAGCTATATTCTATAGGCCAATCAGAGTTTTCATGATAGCGTGCTTTGATGTTGTGTCTGAGAAGTTTAGCTTTATCAACATAGATGAATCCATGTCAATGACTGCTTCTTGTACTTTGATCAACTACAAGGGTAAATTAGGTACACTTCAGTTTGGTTTTCTCTCTCAAAGTCATCTTGAGTTGTTGGTTCTTGAAGATGCTGAGAAATATATTTGGACCGAATATAGCTACACATTGCCTCTTTTGTGGAACGACAATTTTGAGCGTATAGAATTAGTTATTGTTGGAATGTCTAGTGGAGGTGAAGTTGTCTTGTCACCCTGCAGCTACTGTCCAGTAGACGCATTTTACATATATTACTTCAACCTTGAGAGTAAGAGTCTCACAAGTGTTCCAATTCAACAAAGTCTTGCAATGTTTAAGGGCAAGAGACTTTACACCTCTCTAGACTATGCTGAGAATTTGAAACTTATCTAA